The proteins below are encoded in one region of Nitrospira sp. SG-bin1:
- a CDS encoding Appr-1-p processing protein — translation MLKEVTGDILLTRAEMVAHGVAPNDGYANGLALSLRQQWPAMYKDFRHYCQTFTPKTGELWAWAGAGGVRIVSLFTQESAPSHGAKPGKATIENVNHCLKAFSKMVESEKVRSVALPRLATGVGGLDWKEVKPLIDKHLGHLSIPVYIYATYQPGVQANEG, via the coding sequence ATGCTGAAAGAAGTCACCGGAGATATCTTACTGACCAGGGCCGAAATGGTGGCGCATGGCGTGGCGCCGAACGACGGCTATGCAAACGGCTTGGCATTGAGCCTGCGCCAACAGTGGCCCGCCATGTACAAAGATTTTCGACACTATTGTCAGACGTTTACTCCGAAAACCGGAGAACTGTGGGCGTGGGCGGGCGCCGGAGGGGTACGCATCGTGAGTCTGTTCACCCAGGAGTCTGCTCCAAGTCATGGGGCCAAACCGGGGAAAGCCACGATCGAGAACGTCAATCACTGCCTGAAAGCCTTCTCGAAGATGGTGGAAAGCGAGAAGGTCAGAAGTGTGGCGCTTCCTCGCTTGGCAACGGGTGTCGGTGGGCTCGACTGGAAAGAGGTGAAGCCCTTGATCGATAAACATCTCGGCCACTTGTCCATCCCGGTTTACATATACGCCACCTATCAACCAGGCGTGCAGGCGAATGAGGGATGA